Genomic window (Desulforapulum autotrophicum HRM2):
AGGGCGGCAACATAACCAAAGATACCGCTGATCATGGAAAGGCTTCCCATGGGATTTCTCAGGCGTCCTGCATCCAGAAAGTTGGGCTCCAGGGTATCGGAAATCGTATCCTTTGCAACCACTTCCGTTGAATAGACACAGTGGATTCCCTGATCCACCCCCATGCGTTTAAGTCTTTTTCTCACCGAGCGGGCAAGGGGACAGTAAAGGGTGGTGGAAAGATCACCCGTGGTGATCTTGGATGGATCCATTTTCCTTGCTGCCCCCATGCACGAGATCACGTTAATATTGTGACGGACAAGTTCAAACAGCAGATTCACCTTGGGATTGAGACTGTCAATGGCGTCAACCACCACGTCTGTTTTCTTGCTGAAGATCTCGTCA
Coding sequences:
- a CDS encoding tRNA threonylcarbamoyladenosine dehydratase yields the protein MGFSRERFKRTELLLGREAMDRLEHCNITVVGLGAVGSHAIEALARSGVGTLRIVDFDVIGESNFNRQLLAIEPNLGRLKTKAAEERLKQINPAIKVETFNMLCHRESFDEIFSKKTDVVVDAIDSLNPKVNLLFELVRHNINVISCMGAARKMDPSKITTGDLSTTLYCPLARSVRKRLKRMGVDQGIHCVYSTEVVAKDTISDTLEPNFLDAGRLRNPMGSLSMISGIFGYVAALEALKQI